The DNA region TAAAGAAGGGCATCCAGGCCATAGCAAAAAGtttgcaaaaattaaaagaaaatgcttAAAAGTTTATACCTAAATCTatctcaaaatatttattttgctGTTGAtgttcatttatttttctttattgaatattatatatactaCAGTAAAAGTTGTCCTACGGTACACACTTCTTCATTCATCGGCGTTAGGTGTTGTGATCAAAGTTACAGAATCACCTCTGACAAAGATCATCTCAGACTTCTTTTCCTTGCTCGATAGCTCCCCGTTACCATCCAATTCGTATATAGTTTCAACGGCATCACTCAATACAATGTTACAATGCGAATCGAATGCCTGTAAAGTACCTGTTAGCGCACGTGCACCGCGTAACTTCACGTAGACAGTCTCgtccaaattcaatttaaGCAGATCTAACGGTGTGTCTGACATATTTCCTTGTGGCTCACTTTATATAACCTCTTTCTCACAGCAGCTGCAATGCATAGAAAGTTTAACTTCCTacacattttttttgtttttcatATTAAATTCGATCGACATGGGATTACCCGGAATTGAGGGTTTGAGTGCAATATTTAGTATGAATTGGCTCGAGAAAATGGTACTGATGATGCATATCTCTTTATCAGGAACAAGGTCGAAGAATCATGCTGGGACGTCGAGGGTTTTCGAGCTATCGAGCTGCTATGGCAAGGACCCGATTTACAAAGCCAAAGCCTGCTCCTCCAAAACGTAAGAATGTCAGATTGCCAACGCAGATGACGCACCATAGTAACAATTTAAGAATAACGTCGCCAATTCCACCGGCTACGAATAATTTGCAGTGTCCAGATGATCATCCATTGTGGGAGTTTTTCAGTGACCGGAAATTTATAAGAGAAGAGGCTGCCTTAGACAGTAATGCCAGATCCTGGACAGTTCAAGAGCTTAGAAGgaaatcattcaatgacTTACACTCACTATGGTACTCGTGTTTGAAAGAGCGAAATCGTCTTGCAAGGGAAATCCATTTGCTCAGGTCATCTCTGGGCTCCAATACAGATGTTTTTGATTCCATTAATGAGAAAGTTAGAACTACTATGTGGAGAATAAGGCATGTACTCAGTGAAAGAGATCATGCTTTTCAAATTGCAAACAAGGAATTTGGCAATGAGACAAAAGAGTTCATAGTCgagtttgaaaaagaatttttggGAGCCGACAAAGATGACACTATCATCTGGGACCAATTGAGCCGATTTCAATTCGCCATCTTCGGTATTAGTGAAATCATTGAAGATAACGTAGTAGATAgcaaatttattcaagGGTTAAAGTTTATT from Kazachstania africana CBS 2517 chromosome 5, complete genome includes:
- the LSM3 gene encoding U4/U6-U5 snRNP complex subunit LSM3 (similar to Saccharomyces cerevisiae LSM3 (YLR438C-A); ancestral locus Anc_4.319), translating into MSDTPLDLLKLNLDETVYVKLRGARALTGTLQAFDSHCNIVLSDAVETIYELDGNGELSSKEKKSEMIFVRGDSVTLITTPNADE
- the MRPL4 gene encoding mitochondrial 54S ribosomal protein uL29m (similar to Saccharomyces cerevisiae MRPL4 (YLR439W); ancestral locus Anc_4.320): MLGRRGFSSYRAAMARTRFTKPKPAPPKRKNVRLPTQMTHHSNNLRITSPIPPATNNLQCPDDHPLWEFFSDRKFIREEAALDSNARSWTVQELRRKSFNDLHSLWYSCLKERNRLAREIHLLRSSLGSNTDVFDSINEKVRTTMWRIRHVLSERDHAFQIANKEFGNETKEFIVEFEKEFLGADKDDTIIWDQLSRFQFAIFGISEIIEDNVVDSKFIQGLKFIASLKLKKFSQSNGEIEEYAKKLGEIREVSEAFVLFTAENDPESMLEACKIVTDLRETGNSVTKNDEIEVVSNYLNELIKSQEEISE